GAGGGAGGTATGTCCGAGCGAACGGAGGAACGGACCCGCGACCGCGAGCCGTCGGGTGATTCGACTGCCGGTGACGACACCCTGGGACTCGACGTGGGGAGCGTGGGTCAGTCGACGGACGAGGCGGCGGCCCGCGAGTCGACGGCGAACGGCGAGCGCGGCCTCGGCCGGTTCTTCTCGCTCCGGGCGCTCGTCGGGTCGTTCGTCGCCGTCGCGCTCGGGATGGGCGTCGGGGGCGTGATTCCGCTGATCCCGTTCACCGGCGTCCTGGGCATCGCCCTGGGCGGGTTCGTCTACGGGCTGCTCTCGAAACGGGGCCGGTACGTAGAGATCGCGCTGGCCGGGGGGACCGTCGCCGGCCTCGCCATCTCCCTCCAGTTCCTCCCGCGTGCCCTCGTCTTCGAGGGGTTCGACGGGACCCGACTGTTCGCCATCGCGGCCGGTATCGGCCTCGTGTTGGCCGTCGTCGGTCACTACTTCGGCCGCGACCTCCGGGACGGCCTCACGCGGGACCTATCGTAACTCCCAGCCGTCGCCGTCGGACTCGACGACGTCCTGGCGCTCGAGTCGCCTGAGCGCCTCCTCGACCATCTCGGGCGGCGCCTCGATGTCGCGGGCGATGGCCTCGACCGACCGGTGCCCGTTCGAGAGCGCGCTGACGATCTCGGCGAACAGGCGCCCGTCCCCGTTCTCGACGCGCTCGTCGATCCGGTCGCGGACCTCGGTGACGCGGCCCTGGACCCACCGCTGGGCCAGCGACAGCTCGTTTTCCAGCTGTTCTAGGCGCTGCAGTTCCCGCGTGAGGTCTTTCAGGTCGCCGGCGTCGCCGCCGCTGACGTCGATGGAGAGATAGCGGCACGTGGACATGTCGAAACTCGGGCTGGCGGGGTAGGCGCTTTTGGTCCCGAACTCGTAGGGCGAGACCCGGACCTCGAGCCGCAGG
The DNA window shown above is from Haloarcula halobia and carries:
- a CDS encoding metalloregulator ArsR/SmtB family transcription factor, producing the protein MDSAALLDLLGNANRRRILRLLAHKPCYVTEISEYLSVSPKAVIDHLKKLEDAGLVESRTDEQRRKYFSIARNLRLEVRVSPYEFGTKSAYPASPSFDMSTCRYLSIDVSGGDAGDLKDLTRELQRLEQLENELSLAQRWVQGRVTEVRDRIDERVENGDGRLFAEIVSALSNGHRSVEAIARDIEAPPEMVEEALRRLERQDVVESDGDGWELR